CCACTAGGGTTtcagtaccgggagtaccggtaccggaattcccgggagtaccgaccaattttcggtaccgaaaTACCGGTACTAGCTTAATGtaagtaccggtattttcggtactaaggaaaaagttttggttaaaacttccgatggttaaaaccacattatttgaatgcagcagctagtaagaaagatatttttttttactaaaatttcaaacacctgacaatagaggtaaaaaactatagaggacgattgtcgctgcggttccctttgttatcgtccccaaacatgttggctacctatctgtcaaaacgtactcatTTTCCTTCGCTGacatttaggctgtgaaccattctaccgattcgtttaacttttagttgaaATTTGACACTTCGGTTGTTcggaagccgacccatttgagttttgacagattggtagttattcggaacgaaaatgatttggcgccaattttctcgcgaacaaagtttaaccacagataacagatattgaggctggcattctatacgtgtgtaaacatccgcaaccgttaattcgaatgtattttaaattgggaccgcgtttggcaatcgattggagatggcgcaaggatgcCCGAAttcggctgtcaaatgcattggctgcgttcgacggttgtttatcagctgcgtccgtatgtactgccgcaatcagttgagtagatggcagtagtgggccaacgtatattaattcaaaagtttacacaggattttcaataaaatttgctctagcctaaatatctgttatctgtggtttaactttttgttaaaaaaatcttccagtaccggtattttcccggtactcccggtactgaGGGGTTCAGTACCGTAGTACCGGGACTCGCCAAAAAGGGTCGGTACTAAAAACCCTACGCTCCACTAACAACTGTTTGATTTGTAGGAAATCACTTTGCTGTTCTTCTTTCCACACAAATTCGGCATCTTTTTTCAACAGCCGAAACAGCGGCTCAGCAATAATACTGTAATTCTTCACAAAACGTCTGAAAAATCCGGAAAGCCCCAAAAATTGTTGAACTGCATGTACGAGGATGGGGTAGGGAACTCTGACACTGCTTTAGTTTTCGCATCCACTGGACGAACTCCGTGCTCACTCACTTCAAACCTGTAAGACCACCAGTAGTTTTTCGAACTTTTCCAATAACTTCTCTTCACTATTCCCCGGGATTATCAAATCGTCGATTTAAGCGATCACcactattttcttcttttttaataCTTCTactattctgttcatggctctCTGGAACACGGCGCACACTGGGGCAGCCCTGGTTTAAACATGGAATAAACCTCTCAGTCATTAAAAGGATGAAATTGACCATAGGTACCTTCAGCGAAGTTTCAATATACATCAATAccgacattttggtcaatattcaTCATTTTTAGCGATAATCGCATAAAAGTCCCAAACGCCAATTTGGCCAAACAGCGTTTTTAAAGTGTGATTTCTTCAGAGAAGTTGCTTATCACTTAATTTCGATTAACCTtgctaaaaattttaaatttccagagcctactgtgatgatttatttgcatattttgaaaagaaagaccaaaaaatgaaatttgatcagTATTTGTACTTTTTCAACACTTTTACTATTGGATATTATTAAAAATCATAGATATTGGTCAAATACACGGTTCGTGGCGTTGATCCAgttagaaaaaatgatttttggcgattaatcgtggaaaaaaggcaaatttattatatttttcacATATGCCGATAATGCGATGGGGCAGAGACGGGCAGCTGTTTTAATCGGCAATGGACAGAAAAATGCATGCCCTTTTATACAAACACTTTCTCAAAGACATgatattcgatgatttttttcaaaattaattttactgaATGGCAGTACTGATGCTATAAAAAAATACCTCCTAATGATTTTCGATTAGTTAGGAAGGTAAATAATTGAACGACATGGTATgatgaattaaatttaaattcgcatttcttaaaaaaaaatataagaactagggtaaccgtacccttagtggaggtagcaccaatagtggaggtagtggggttttaatgagatttatcatatttataggctttacgatggtttcagttgatgcatcgtgctttaaatatcctgttaaatgcaacttaccttgagattttgcttgaaaaactattaaaaacaatgattttccttagaaaaattgactcccttgcacctatagtggtgcaactgtaccaatagtggcgagtctcataagaaaccaatggatagcaccactataggaaccaaaattaatttttaccgccactaaaggaacagtgttcccatagtggtgcaagcaatatttggtaattgttgatgttaaatgacatctatctcatttttgttagcaaatttgttagtttatctattgactaagataataaagcagtaaattttccataattatcaattttaaaaaaatattttcttctgtggatctactaatacctccactattggtaccgttaccctaatgaaatattattattgCCCCTTTAGaagatattattttatttaaaaatatttgtatacacCCAGAAGAAAATAGATAAAGATTAGTTTTGATAATATATTATTGATTACTGTTTGTTCATGAGACTTTTATATTAAACAATACCAGTATTTTCATATTCACTTTTAGTAAATTATGTGATATTTGCAAAAGTGTCCTATGTATCTGCGAGTCTTCTTATATTTTATAAAGAAGTGTAACagtaaaatatgaaaaatacaaaCAAAAGGAAAAACGCAGATATATTACACTTTTTGCAAATATAACAATGCATAGTAAACATAGTACATAATATGTACTACATATGTACTGGTATTCAATtgtttagtatgaaaaaaactaaataaaaagtCCATATCATATTTAAACAACTAACCCTTTTCTATTTTATTCTAAGTCGATACGAATATGTCTTGCAAACTTTAACTTCCACAGGGGCAATAATATTATTTCATCAgttctaaaaatatttttaacaaatGCGATGCGAATTTTAATTTAGTACATCGTACCatgttgttcaattatttacccTCCTAACTAATCGAAAATCATTAGGAGGTATTTTTTATAGCATCAGTACTTGCATtcagtaaaattaattttgaaaaaaatcatcgaatatcATGTCTTTGAGAAAGTATTTGTATAAAAGGGCATGAATTTTTCTGTCCATTGCCGATTAAAACAGCTGCCCGTCTCTGCCCCATCGCATAATCGGCATATGTGAAAAATACCATAAATTTGCCTTTTTCCACGATTAatcgccaaaaaatcattttttttaactggATCAACGCCACGAATCGTGTATTTTACCAATAtctatgattttgaataatatccaatagtaaaagtgttgaaaaagtacaattactgatcaaatttcattttttggtctttcttttcaaaataaccaaataaatcatcacagtaggccctggaaatttgaaatttttagcaaGGTTCATCAAAATTAAGTGATAAGCAACTTCTCTGAAGAAATCACACTTTAAAAACGCTGTTTGGCCAAATTGGCGTTTGGGACTTTTATGCGTTTATCGCTAAAAATGAtgaatattgaccaaaatgtcggcTTTgatgtacacaggattttgcttttacacgatttttttttcgctcgtatttttgatcgtgtgacttcaatttgccaccaatctcttcgcaacatgtttcaaaaaatccagaataaattaaagaaaaatcacatgataattaatattcgttaaacatttaggatgagtggaaaattgagaaaatgtaaatcgtgtaaaaacagaatccagtgtatattGAAACTTCGCTGAAGATACCTATGGTCGTTTTCATCATTTCAATGACTGAGAGGTTTATTCCATGTTTGTACCAGGGCTGCCCCAGTGTGCGGCGCATCCGTTGGCTAGACCAAATGGCATCCGTAGAAATCGGTAATGCCCCTCTGGTGTAGAGAACGCCGTGTAATGTTGACTTTCCACGTCTAGCGGGATCTGATAATATCCACTATACAGGTCGATTGCAATAAACAACCGAAATCCGGCTAACTTCTGTAAGCACGACTCGATGTCGGACATTGGAAATTTATCCTTCACAGTCTTCGCATTCAACAGCCGATAATCCACAGCCATTCGgaactgattatttttcttTGGAACTAGCACCACCTGACTGTTGTACGGAGATTCCGTTTCTGCTATGATACCGGCATCTAGCAACTCACTGACGATTCCGTGTAATACATTCTGACGCGCGTATTCTACTCTTCTGGGTTTCATGTACACTGGTTCGTCACATGAGAGATTAATCTTCATCACCGTTGATTTTGCGCATCCCATCTCCATCATGTTGAGAGCAAAACAGCTTCTGTATTGCCGAACTATAGTGATTAACTACTGTTTATGTTGGTGATCTCCATCAGTATTTAACACCTCCTTCTCAATCTCCTTGTCTGTCGCAACCGCTATCGTATACATTCGAGCTACAGAAGATTCACCTGTCTGCTCTCCAGACTCTAAAGGGAATTACAGACTCCGTCTCTTTTTCCCACGAAAACTTTACGTCGCCCTTTCGTTTCACCATAATTAGCCGATCTTCTCCCAATATGATAGTGGTATCTTGTACCCATGTGGGCACGACCTGCAGCTCCACGAGCAAAGTGATTCCATCATCTAGATGATTGGTAGACACTTTTGAGGACACAGTTATCTCCTTTTTTCCAAATCCCCGCAACACTTTGCGACTAGGCTTCAGCTCTCCGACTCTCTTTGCATACTTCTCCTGAATCGTCGATACCTTTCCTCCGGTATCCACTAGAGCTTTCAGTGTTATTCCCGCTACTAccacacgcttaaagtcaagtacacatcgcatgaatagctttcacacatcacggcgacgccttggccaactctcactatgagtgaaaattttgtgtgaaacataagcagtcgctgtgtactgtctcacatgtgcatgatatgtgtaagtgagtttgcctcgaactgtcaaagtcccttcgggtcgctatgatggcggacgtgtgcagaatgtgctgcaagaaatcgaactttttcggaggtttttcattttgttttgatggcgaaacaaaaaaaagtgcgaatacaatcatcgcactttgttttgttgatcgaaacgattggagaagcctgaataagtatggaaaagttggcttactttaacattaacaattgaggttaggttcgatttccGACTACTCTCTCActgtgtaaaatgaactcaccgaaaatcatcggccatcggttacacaaaaatgagtaacatcgtagttactcataatatgagttgttccaggagaggcccgttttgtgtgaacggaacacaaaaatatgtaagtcattttaagcgtgcaCATTCTTCACAGACATGCTCTTCTCATCTACTACTCGCATTAATTTGGAATTCAGCTCCCGAGTGTCTTTTTTCCCACTCGGAACTTTACAGTCTCTCTTCATGtgcacgcttaaaatgacttacatatttttgtgttccgttcacacaaaacgggcctctcctggaacaactcatattatgagtaactacgatgttactcatttttgtgtaaccgatggccgatgattttcggtgagttcattttacacagcgagagagtagtcggaaatcgaacctaacctcaattgttaatgttaaagtaagccaacttttctgatacttattcggaggcttctccaatcgtttcgatcaacaaaacaaagtgcgatgattgtattcgcactttttttttgtttcgccatcaaaacaaaatgaaaaacctccgaaaaagttcgatttcttgcagcacattctgcacacgtccgccatcatagcgacccgaagggactttgacagttcgaggcaaactcacttacacatatcatgcacatgtgagacagtacacagcgactgcttatgtttcacacaaaattttcactcatagtgagagttggccaaggcgtcgccgtgatgtgtgaaagctattcatgcgatgtgtacttgactttaagcgtgtgtCCGTCTCGTTTACACAAATGGCACTTCACTTTGGGACAATTTCTCGCAATATGTCCAATCTCACGTCAATGAAAACAAGACTCTCCGTCAGTTTCACTTAGTGGCCACGGCGGCAACACTGTCAATCCACCGCAAACCCTGAACCCTGAACCCTGTCATTCTTCCATGGTAGTAGATGGGAATCCACGTGCAATTTCTCTCTTGAAATCTGCCCAACTCTTCACCATACTCTGGAGACCTTCAAACCACAACTTCGCACACCCACTTAGGCTCAAACGGGCACAATGGAGTCTCAAAGCCGGATTCCACGCATACAGATCTCCAGTTTCATCAATGCTTTTCACCCATGCCTCTGCACTCGGGCATGATGGCACTTTTGGGTCGAATATAGTAACGTATTCCCTTATCTCTCTGATATAAGCCACTTTTTCTGCTGGAACCACATTGCCATTACGAGAGTGTTCACCCGACTGCGATGAACGACGTAGATCATCTAACTCTTTCTTCAACGCATCTTCTTGGGCTtccatttcttccatcttcccaAAGTGTTTGTCCTTTTTCTTTCGATCGGTAACAAATCTTGAGAGCTCTGTATGCTCAACAGAGTCCTTAAAACTATCGCTTTCGGGTTCCGATCCACTCATACCATTAATTCACGTTCACGTTTCCAACCGTATGTGGTACGGTGGTCTTGTATACTGTTGTCTTAACAGATCACGTCCATGTGCTCACCACATGGCTCTAAGAGTCTACAGTACAGAATCTGCTTTTAGCACTCGTCCAAGCCACTAACAACTTGACAATCACTTCCTTCATGAAATCCACACGATTTCTGATCACGTGACTATCTTTCTCAACTGctaaatttcccgagaaaaacTTAAAGAATTAACACAATTCCTAGCTTTTACACGCCGACGCGAAACTTGAGGCCCAATCCTGTCTACAGACTGTTGAGGATGTTTGGGACATCAAGAGAATTTCGGATTTCGACGTTAATACTCCGGGGGCTTGATATAGACTAAAGAATATATTGTATATGACAAAAGTAAATGTGTAATCTTGTGTGTTTGTAAGTGTGTAGGTGATTAACAATTTACTGGGTTCTTCCCATTTAGTATAAAGTCCATTACATTAGTATATCGTCATATTTTAATTTCCTCTTTATGTTGAAATTTCCAACGCCGTTTATTCGATCAAAATCATGATGCAGCCAATTTAAAAGAAGATTATTGTCAACTTTGCTGAAATTTGGGTTCTAGCAGGAAGAGTTACCACTACAATGCAAATATTCATGTCGTTTAGCTTGGCATGGCCCATGAACTCAAGGGAACATTTGGATCAGACGACTTATTTATATGTACAACGCAGGCCACTCCGTATTTAGTCTGAACTAATAATAATTAGAATACTCTGAGATTCACAACAAATTATTCTCCAGTGATAATTCCTCAAAGTGAAGAAAATAGTGTAATGAACTATCGGACCTCTGAAGTGCGGTTATGTTTGGAAAATTatgctacattttcattttaagTTAGCCCTCTGAATGTGTAACAAATTTACCATAATTTCCTACTTGAAAAAGTAAATCCGTTTTAAAGTCCAAGATACTGAAAACGACCTTTCAATTGAGGTCGTAAAAACCGTAATTTcagggaaataaaattaaattgaacgTCCTCTTTCCCAACACCATACCAGCTTGAAAATTCAATTAGTCTACCCAATGTTTTTCTTCGAAGtgtgatcgatttttttttgcaactgaTTGGCATCTGACCACCGCACCGCAAATGGTCTGCAAGTGTATAATTTAAATTAGAATATTTGCACAAGAAATAAGCGAAAGTTATTCATGGTTGAAGACGCCAACCCACTCCACCAGTGCAGTCAAAGTGGTCTGCTCATCGTCTAGAAGTTTCCCAGTTCGAATCGACTCACCCGATTTTCAATTTGCCCTTTCGGACAGAGCCGAGACAGCACCTTATCAAAACATCGGCAGTCCACACCCACATCAGCAGCGGCAGCAAACCCGGCAATAAGCTGACcaataaattataataaattaattacCATTCCATCTTGTTGGTTAGGAAACGTGCCACTCTGTGCTGGTGGACAAATCGTTTCCCATTTAGCTCGTTCTGCTCGGTGTCAATGAAAATGTTTATTGAATTCCCGCTCGTCCTTGCTCGGTTCGGAAAGGAATGCTTTATTTAGTTGGGCAAAACGCATGATAAGGGGGAGGGGGCGGTAGCGTTGATTTTCTGCcagcttaaggtgattatagaatgaagccagaaatcggccattttgtaaaccacgtgcttttccaatatttgttttcaagagcacgagatgaaagaaccataacgcgtatgtggctgaaataatggtagatcgtttgcttagttatgctgaacaatcatgatttgagtttcggcactgtacgaaaactattacgccagatttgggcttttggaaatgtatgcagataaacgtgtggtgaatttgaaattcaccacgcgcttcattctataatcaccttaagggagatttcatttgaatatgATTAGAAGTGTTTTGCGAAGAATTAATAGGAATCAATGCTTGTGAATTTCCCAGGGATGTGAATTGCGGAAACAGTGATCAGAGTTAATTACTTGCAATTATTCGCAATTTATGAACATAACGACGAACGAAATTAGCTTTTCACACCAGCATATATAAAATGCAGAACCAAAGAAGGGTAAGTAAATTAGTTTATTAGATCTCCCATTTCAAAATAAACATTCAATTCAATGAAAACCTGCATCATGCTTGTACTTAAAGCAAAGCTAATATCGTGGGATGCATTTCATCTCTCCATCTGTTTTGCAGCTCTCGGCCGGTGCAGCCATCCCCAAGGCCCCTGCCGTCAAGCGTCGCATGTCCCGCCACGGCTCGGTCCTGATTGAGACCACCCCGCGGCAAATTCCGTGGGACCTGATCGATCGGCTGCTGGTTCCAATCATCGGCTGCCACGCCGCGGCCATTGTTTGCTCCGGTGTGTTCAACTTTCTCGGAATTTCCCAGGTGTCCGCGTTCGTGCTGTTTCTGTTCTTCTCCATCCTGACGGTCGGGGCTGCCATCGGATTCCACAGTCTTAAGGTAGGTCCGGGTGGGCGAGCGCAAGCAGCAAATGTTGCAGAAAGGGGGATTTTAACATACGGTGCATAATTTCGGTCCGCATCATTTCCGATGGCCGGAAACGAGCGTAACTCTCGAATTGCCCATAAAGTGACGCTAATAAATAGCTCCATCTGGCATTAGCCGAACACGACGGCGAACAATGGCATACAAAACCAGGTTCTTATGATGAGCAGAGGTCCGGAGTCCTTTTATGACAGCCACGAGCCACTGCTGGCTGACCGGGACTGTTTGCGTTTGGTTTACTGTCAAGCAATGGGCACAGGGGCACTATTAGGTTGCTAATGACAAGGGGTCTGGGTTGAAAATGGAGGGCAAACGAATCAAAAACAACCTAATTGGTCTACCAAATGATGACTCAAAATAACAGTTTGTTCAcacattatttattattgaataaGTCACCAACTTGATGAAGTACGATGTTTTGGCGTACTTATAGGTGCTTATGCATTCTATCTTTCTAACTATCTTCTTTCAAtctatctttatctttatttagTCAAACCAGCCTTATCTTGCACTTCCTTTTTTCAAACCTGTCAATCGTTTGTTTGATTGCAGCGTGGCActctagatcagcggttctcaacctggggtacatgtacccccgggGGTTCCTCCGCTGGTCCTAGGgagtacctcggacaaaaattcGCAATgacggacgtattacaattccaaacgatccttattgaaattttttattcCAAGCGATCAGTTAATTcaagccaattgaatcctgccctccacaaccagcacaatgcatgaagggctgcggaacataAGATCAaatggacaaaacgtcgaacaaacaaatttttaaaatcttcaatgcaatcgacctgatcgaaacaaaatgttgaataatatgttaagaatatccTTCTGAAGTGAAATCTAAAGTCTAAAGGTTCGCAAGCCTCCGTTTGAGAGGCATGCAGGTTTGTTTTAAAGAAAAGCGTAGCATCTTAGTTTTAAAAGGATTAGAAGcgtccttctacgcttctcggtagccttcttccaagcagctcgaaa
The nucleotide sequence above comes from Armigeres subalbatus isolate Guangzhou_Male chromosome 3, GZ_Asu_2, whole genome shotgun sequence. Encoded proteins:
- the LOC134222733 gene encoding uncharacterized protein LOC134222733; protein product: MQNQRRLSAGAAIPKAPAVKRRMSRHGSVLIETTPRQIPWDLIDRLLVPIIGCHAAAIVCSGVFNFLGISQVSAFVLFLFFSILTVGAAIGFHSLKVGPGGRAQAANVAERGILTYGA